In Paralichthys olivaceus isolate ysfri-2021 chromosome 13, ASM2471397v2, whole genome shotgun sequence, the following are encoded in one genomic region:
- the grb10b gene encoding growth factor receptor-bound protein 10 isoform X4: MPSRSPDCCLLRAIEIVKIFSEDGMGKVVEIPADMTARDLCQLLVYKSHCVDDNSWALVEHHPLLGLERCLEDHELVVQVQASMNSDSRFLFRKNYAKYEFFRNPLTFFPEHMVAWCQETNRTIPPSQLLQNFLATSSCPEIQGYLYVKEVGRKSWKKIYMFLRRSGLYCSTKGTSKEPRHLQLLADLEESNIFTVITGKKQHGAPTDYGFCIKPNKARGELKDLRMLCAEDEQARTCWMTAFRLFKYGIGLYQNYKIPQQRKTLISHFSTPVRSVSENSLVAMDFSGRIGRVIDNPVEAQSAAMEEGHAWRKRSQRMNVLGSHSPLHHSSLSSVIHIAQLWFHGRISREESHRIIHQQGQVDGLFLLRVSQSNPKAFVLTLCHHQKFKHFQILPCEEDGQIFFSLDDGATKFTDLIQLVEFYQLNRGVLPCKLKHPCTVVAL; this comes from the exons ATTGTAAAGATCTTCAGTGAAGACGGCATGGGTAAAGTGGTGGAGATCCCGGCCGACATGACAGCCAGGGACCTCTGCCAGCTCCTGGTTTATAAAAGCCATTGTGTGGATGACAACAGTTGGGCACTTGTTGAACACCACCCGCTGCTAGGACTAG AGCGCTGTCTAGAAGACCACGAGCTGGTGGTTCAGGTCCAGGCTTCCATGAACAGcgacagtagattcctcttcaGGAAGAACTATGCCAAATATGAATTCTTCAGAAACCCCTTG ACGTTTTTCCCAGAGCACATGGTCGCATGGTGCCAGGAAACCAATCGTACGATTCCACCATCCCAGCTCCTTCAG AACTTCCTTGCGACCAGCAGCTGTCCAGAGATCCAGGGGTATCTGTACGTGAAGGAAGTGGGCAGGAAGTCGTGGAAGAAGATTTACATGTTCCTGCGGCGCTCGGGACTCTACTGCTCGACAAAAGGAACCTCAAAG GAACCCAGACATCTACAGTTACTTGCAGACTTAGAAGAAAGCAACATCTTCACTGTCATCACAGGCAAAAAGCAGCACGGTGCGCCCACAGACTACGGCTTCTGTATCAAG CCCAACAAAGCTCGAGGGGAGTTGAAAGACTTGAGGATGCTGTGTGCCGAGGACGAGCAGGCAAGGACGTGTTGGATGACCGCCTTCCGACTCTTTAag TATGGGATTGGATTATACCAGAATTACAAGATTCCtcaacaaagaaaaaccttAATTTCACACTTCTCAACTCCTGTG CGGAGTGTGTCGGAGAACTCCCTCGTGGCCATGGATTTCTCAGGGAGGATAGGCAGGGTGATCGACAACCCTGTGGAAGCCCAGAGTGCTGCCATGGAGGAGGGACACGCATGGAGG AAGAGGAGTCAACGAATGAACGTATTAGGCTCCCACAGTCCACTGCACCACTCCTCACTAAGCTCAG tTATCCACATAGCACAGTTGTGGTTCCATGGCAGGATATCCAGAGAAGAATCCCATCGCATTATCCACCAGCAGGGACAAGTAGATGG GTTGTTTCTGCTGAGAGTCAGTCAGAGTAACCCCAAGGCGTTTGTGCTCACGTTGTGCCATCACCagaaattcaaacatttccaGATACTACCG TGTGAAGAGGACGGCCAGATCTTCTTCAGCCTTGACGACGGCGCCACCAAATTCACCGACCTGATTCAGCTGGTGGAGTTCTACCAGCTCAACAGAGGAGTGCTGCCTTGTAAACTCAAACACCCGTGCACCGTCGTGGCCTTATGA
- the grb10b gene encoding growth factor receptor-bound protein 10 isoform X5: MPSRSPDCCLLRAIEIVKIFSEDGMGKVVEIPADMTARDLCQLLVYKSHCVDDNSWALVEHHPLLGLERCLEDHELVVQVQASMNSDSRFLFRKNYAKYEFFRNPLTFFPEHMVAWCQETNRTIPPSQLLQNFLATSSCPEIQGYLYVKEVGRKSWKKIYMFLRRSGLYCSTKGTSKEPRHLQLLADLEESNIFTVITGKKQHGAPTDYGFCIKPNKARGELKDLRMLCAEDEQARTCWMTAFRLFKYGIGLYQNYKIPQQRKTLISHFSTPVRSVSENSLVAMDFSGRIGRVIDNPVEAQSAAMEEGHAWRRSQRMNVLGSHSPLHHSSLSSVIHIAQLWFHGRISREESHRIIHQQGQVDGLFLLRVSQSNPKAFVLTLCHHQKFKHFQILPCEEDGQIFFSLDDGATKFTDLIQLVEFYQLNRGVLPCKLKHPCTVVAL; this comes from the exons ATTGTAAAGATCTTCAGTGAAGACGGCATGGGTAAAGTGGTGGAGATCCCGGCCGACATGACAGCCAGGGACCTCTGCCAGCTCCTGGTTTATAAAAGCCATTGTGTGGATGACAACAGTTGGGCACTTGTTGAACACCACCCGCTGCTAGGACTAG AGCGCTGTCTAGAAGACCACGAGCTGGTGGTTCAGGTCCAGGCTTCCATGAACAGcgacagtagattcctcttcaGGAAGAACTATGCCAAATATGAATTCTTCAGAAACCCCTTG ACGTTTTTCCCAGAGCACATGGTCGCATGGTGCCAGGAAACCAATCGTACGATTCCACCATCCCAGCTCCTTCAG AACTTCCTTGCGACCAGCAGCTGTCCAGAGATCCAGGGGTATCTGTACGTGAAGGAAGTGGGCAGGAAGTCGTGGAAGAAGATTTACATGTTCCTGCGGCGCTCGGGACTCTACTGCTCGACAAAAGGAACCTCAAAG GAACCCAGACATCTACAGTTACTTGCAGACTTAGAAGAAAGCAACATCTTCACTGTCATCACAGGCAAAAAGCAGCACGGTGCGCCCACAGACTACGGCTTCTGTATCAAG CCCAACAAAGCTCGAGGGGAGTTGAAAGACTTGAGGATGCTGTGTGCCGAGGACGAGCAGGCAAGGACGTGTTGGATGACCGCCTTCCGACTCTTTAag TATGGGATTGGATTATACCAGAATTACAAGATTCCtcaacaaagaaaaaccttAATTTCACACTTCTCAACTCCTGTG CGGAGTGTGTCGGAGAACTCCCTCGTGGCCATGGATTTCTCAGGGAGGATAGGCAGGGTGATCGACAACCCTGTGGAAGCCCAGAGTGCTGCCATGGAGGAGGGACACGCATGGAGG AGGAGTCAACGAATGAACGTATTAGGCTCCCACAGTCCACTGCACCACTCCTCACTAAGCTCAG tTATCCACATAGCACAGTTGTGGTTCCATGGCAGGATATCCAGAGAAGAATCCCATCGCATTATCCACCAGCAGGGACAAGTAGATGG GTTGTTTCTGCTGAGAGTCAGTCAGAGTAACCCCAAGGCGTTTGTGCTCACGTTGTGCCATCACCagaaattcaaacatttccaGATACTACCG TGTGAAGAGGACGGCCAGATCTTCTTCAGCCTTGACGACGGCGCCACCAAATTCACCGACCTGATTCAGCTGGTGGAGTTCTACCAGCTCAACAGAGGAGTGCTGCCTTGTAAACTCAAACACCCGTGCACCGTCGTGGCCTTATGA
- the ddc gene encoding aromatic-L-amino-acid decarboxylase produces MDATEFRRRGKEMVDYVADYLENVDQRPVYPDLEPGYLRSLIPSEAPLEPESYDDIMKDVERVIMPGVTHWHSPYFFAYFPAASSFPAMLADMLCGAIGCIGFSWAASPACTELETVMLDWLGRMLQLPECFFAGTHGHGGGVIQGTASEATLMSLLAARCKAIRRVQASVHEKTEAEIFSQLVAYTSEQAHSSVERAALIGGVTMRKVPTDNSYAVRGDMLKKMVEEDKAAGLVPFFFCATLGTTPSCAFDQITELGPICNEENIWMHIDAAYAGSAFICPEFRPLLNGVEFADSFNFNPHKWLLVNFDCSTMWVKKRADIIGAFKIDPLYLKHENQESGLVTDYRHWQIPLGRRFRSLKLWFVFRLYGLTGLQSHIRKQVALAKEFESLVRADKRFEICAEVIMGLVCFRLKGSNELNQSLLKKISRSREIHLVPCQLSGRFVLRFAICARTTESRHIQQAWRHITQLTFELLQEESSH; encoded by the exons ATGGATGCAACAGAGTTTCGTCGCAGAGGAAAGGAGATGGTGGACTATGTGGCCGACTACCTGGAGAACGTAGATCAGCGACCGGTCTACCCAGACTTGGAACCAGGGTATCTTCGTTCCTTGATCCCCAGTGAGGCTCCACTGGAGCCAGAGAGTTATGATGATATAATGAAAGATGTGGAGAGGGTCATTATGCCGGGG GTGACCCACTGGCACAGCCCGTACTTCTTCGCCTACTTcccagctgcttcctctttccCCGCCATGTTGGCCGACATGCTGTGTGGAGCCATTGGCTGCATTGGATTCTCCTGG gcTGCCAGTCCGGCCTGCACAGAGCTGGAGACAGTGATGTTAGATTGGCTCGGCAGGATGCTGCAGCTGCCTGAGTGTTTCTTTGCCGGAACTCACGGTCATGGAGGAGGTGTCATCCAA GGCACAGCCAGTGAGGCAACCCTGATGTCGCTGCTTGCTGCTCGTTGTAAAGCAATCCGAAGGGTTCAGGCGTCAGTGCATGaaaaaacagaggctgaaatCTTCTCCCAGCTGGTGGCGTACACCTCAGAGCAG GCTCATTCCTCGGTGGAGCGTGCGGCTCTGATTGGAGGAGTGACGATGAGGAAGGTTCCTACAGACAACAGCTACGCTGTCAGAGGGGATATGCTGAAGAAAATGGTGGAGGAGGACAAAGCAGCTGGACTTGTCCCTTTCTTT tttTGTGCGACTCTCGGCACCACTCCATCGTGTGCTTTTGATCAGATCACCGAGCTGGGGCCCATAT gTAATGAGGAAAATATTTGGATGCACATTGATGCAGCTTATGCTGGGAGTGCATTTATCTGCCCTGAGTTTAGGCCTTTGTTGAACGGCGTCGAG tTTGCAGACTCGTTCAACTTCAACCCACACAAATGGCTTTTAGTCAACTTTGACTGCTCTACAATGTG GGTGAAGAAGAGAGCAGACATTATTGGAGCCTTCAAGATTGACCCACTGTACCTGAAACATGAAAACCAGGAGTCAG GCTTGGTCACAGATTATAGG CATTGGCAGATTCCGCTGGGAAGAAGATTTCGCTCACTTAAATTGTGGTTTGTCTTCCGTCTGTACGGGCTCACAGGCCTTCAGTCTCATATACGCAAG CAAGTAGCCCTGGCCAAAGAGTTTGAGAGTTTGGTACGAGCCGACAAGAGGTTTGAGATCTGTGCTGAGGTCATCATGGGACTGGTCTGCTTCAGGCTGAAg GGCTCCAATGAGCTGAACCAGAGCCTGCTGAAAAAGATCTCAAGGAGCAGAGAGATCCACCTGGTGCCTTGTCAGCTCTCTGGACGCTTTGTCCTGCGCTTCGCCATCTGTGCACGAACCACTGAGTCACGTCACATCCAACAAGCATGGCGGCACATCACGCAACTGACCTTTGAGCTCCTGCAGGAAGAGTCCAGCCATTGA